One Clostridia bacterium genomic region harbors:
- a CDS encoding HAD family hydrolase, which yields MTSISNITNIALMYDFDKTLSTKDMQEYDFIPSLSMTPTQFWTASDQFAKQHKMDHILSTMYLMIDKAKRGNINLSQESLREQGKQIELFPGVLDWFERITNYGLTLGLNVRHYIISSGLKTMIEGTPIAKYFTQIFASDFLYDQQGFPVWPSMAINFTSKTQFLYRIHKGVEDTAEHIKLNRKQDKNEVQVPFSNMIYFGDGFTDVPSMKLTRLNGGYSVGVYQNQDNNYLVADDRVSFYVPADYREGSLLDKTIKAIINRMSADAELAKLGWDKLVD from the coding sequence ATGACTTCTATATCTAATATTACCAACATAGCTTTGATGTATGACTTTGATAAAACTCTGTCTACTAAGGATATGCAAGAATACGACTTTATCCCCAGTCTATCTATGACTCCCACGCAATTTTGGACGGCATCTGACCAATTTGCAAAGCAACACAAGATGGACCATATACTGTCGACAATGTATTTAATGATAGACAAGGCAAAAAGAGGCAATATTAATTTGTCGCAAGAAAGTCTTCGTGAACAAGGCAAACAAATTGAACTTTTTCCGGGCGTGCTAGACTGGTTTGAACGCATAACAAATTACGGCTTAACTTTGGGACTTAACGTACGACACTATATAATATCTAGCGGACTGAAAACTATGATAGAAGGCACTCCCATCGCTAAATATTTTACTCAAATCTTTGCAAGCGACTTTTTATACGACCAACAAGGTTTTCCAGTTTGGCCAAGTATGGCTATTAACTTTACCTCAAAGACACAATTTCTATACCGCATTCACAAGGGCGTTGAGGATACCGCCGAACATATCAAACTCAACCGCAAACAAGATAAAAACGAAGTTCAAGTGCCATTTTCCAATATGATATATTTTGGCGACGGCTTTACCGACGTGCCTAGTATGAAACTTACTCGTCTTAACGGCGGTTATTCGGTAGGGGTTTATCAAAATCAAGATAACAATTATTTGGTTGCCGACGACCGTGTTAGTTTCTACGTGCCTGCCGACTATCGAGAAGGCTCGCTTTTAGACAAAACCATTAAAGCTATAATCAATCGTATGTCGGCAGACGCCGAGCTAGCAAAACTTGGCTGGGATAAATTAGTTGATTAA
- a CDS encoding Pr6Pr family membrane protein produces MRKLSIINKFLIVICEIVGLTTHFLGKSDIVPSFFYFTVLSNFGALVVFCFVLVKTINGGFSQKLQFAKMLVTQGILVTFVIYGFVLTPAMSLIDISTELTFSSFILHYLAPSLIFVDYCLYDNKGLIKWWHSFSYLSIFLLYPLYCYGYAFLGGTFNVDGVKTRYPYFFLDFDLLGIGQVLKYVSLLMVSFLVVSLLFFALDRIMSRYKTKSHRQIEK; encoded by the coding sequence ATGAGAAAGCTATCGATTATCAATAAATTTTTAATAGTTATTTGCGAGATTGTGGGCTTAACAACACACTTTTTAGGAAAAAGCGACATTGTACCTAGCTTTTTCTATTTTACTGTGCTGAGTAATTTTGGCGCTTTGGTGGTATTTTGTTTTGTATTAGTAAAAACAATTAACGGGGGATTTAGTCAAAAACTTCAATTTGCCAAGATGCTAGTCACACAGGGCATCTTGGTTACTTTTGTAATATATGGTTTTGTGCTTACTCCCGCAATGAGTTTAATAGATATTTCTACCGAGCTTACTTTTTCTAGTTTTATATTGCACTACTTAGCGCCCTCGTTAATTTTTGTTGACTACTGTCTATATGACAACAAGGGGTTAATCAAGTGGTGGCATTCGTTTAGTTACCTTTCAATTTTTTTATTATATCCCCTATATTGCTACGGCTACGCCTTTTTAGGCGGAACTTTTAATGTTGACGGCGTAAAAACACGCTATCCATACTTTTTTTTAGATTTTGATTTGTTAGGAATAGGGCAAGTTCTTAAATATGTAAGCCTACTTATGGTAAGTTTTTTAGTCGTTAGTTTACTTTTTTTTGCCCTTGACCGAATAATGTCAAGATATAAGACTAAGAGTCATAGGCAAATTGAAAAGTAA
- a CDS encoding peptidylprolyl isomerase, with protein MQLIKITMENDKTMVAELYEEISPITVANFVELVKANFYDSLIFHRVISGFMIQGGDPKGTGMGGSKKTIKGEFSSNGIANSLKHTRGVLSMARSNSPNSASSQFFIMHKDSPHLDGLYASFGKVITNLEVLDEIASTKTDYNDKPIVPQVIKKIELI; from the coding sequence ATGCAATTAATTAAAATAACTATGGAAAACGACAAAACTATGGTTGCCGAATTATACGAAGAAATTTCGCCTATTACAGTTGCTAACTTTGTAGAATTGGTTAAAGCTAACTTCTATGACAGCTTAATCTTTCACCGTGTAATTAGTGGTTTTATGATACAAGGCGGAGACCCAAAGGGTACGGGTATGGGCGGTAGCAAAAAGACAATTAAAGGCGAATTTAGTTCTAACGGCATAGCTAACAGCCTTAAACATACCAGGGGCGTGCTAAGTATGGCTCGTTCAAATTCTCCAAATAGCGCAAGCAGTCAATTCTTTATTATGCACAAGGATAGCCCCCATCTTGACGGTCTTTACGCTAGCTTTGGCAAAGTAATTACAAACTTAGAAGTATTAGACGAAATAGCTTCTACAAAAACCGATTATAACGATAAACCTATCGTTCCGCAAGTAATCAAAAAGATTGAATTAATCTAG
- a CDS encoding FMN-binding protein has product MASKSKIALITMLAVLLCGCNPVVKVTLISNGVTLRTQTADYGASVPGIMPSELGYRFLGFFKEGEDKPFDFSTKLFANLTLVAKFKNLVSGKTSTQVDKFTQIEVNPNYKNYGELDLTYNTYLGQIQQVYKVEQGYYLVARANYGIHKELRPYVEIGIGITNNGVIGGTQILSSSGQSQGYIEKITPDYLSKAYDNMPCQPELETSLVTGATVTSNAVLYAVRTATTYLSKTYGIEQDTSQEQKETLMSLFNATYTTIDQNIDIFEGKAQLGTVIYSASGVTTQGQKVVGAIIRNRAKLNLINTAGGHVEWDDSQTPNPYTLVIIVDISTKKVIACSFLVEGNKKPQFVISQELLNVYKQVVINSPTAYDNFENGLIKNLDVELVYSPENNGYIIAGTSTIYSGATKDGTFSSQFVRLCFKILARYYCSIKI; this is encoded by the coding sequence ATGGCAAGTAAATCAAAAATTGCTCTAATCACTATGTTAGCCGTATTATTATGCGGTTGTAACCCCGTTGTTAAGGTAACCCTAATTAGCAACGGGGTAACCCTTAGGACGCAAACTGCCGACTATGGCGCAAGCGTGCCGGGAATTATGCCTAGCGAACTAGGATATCGCTTCTTAGGTTTTTTTAAAGAAGGCGAAGATAAACCGTTTGACTTCTCAACCAAACTTTTTGCAAATTTAACCCTAGTTGCAAAATTTAAAAATTTAGTTAGCGGTAAGACATCAACGCAAGTCGACAAATTTACCCAAATAGAAGTGAACCCAAATTACAAAAATTACGGCGAGCTTGACTTAACTTACAACACTTACTTAGGTCAAATTCAACAAGTTTATAAGGTCGAACAAGGCTATTACTTAGTCGCTCGGGCAAACTACGGCATTCATAAAGAACTTCGCCCCTATGTTGAAATAGGAATAGGCATAACAAATAACGGCGTAATAGGCGGAACGCAAATCTTGTCGTCAAGCGGACAAAGTCAAGGGTACATTGAAAAAATTACTCCCGATTATCTTTCTAAGGCGTACGACAATATGCCCTGTCAACCCGAGCTAGAAACATCGCTTGTTACGGGGGCTACGGTTACAAGTAACGCTGTACTATACGCTGTTAGAACGGCTACGACTTACCTAAGCAAAACTTACGGCATTGAGCAAGACACTTCGCAAGAACAAAAAGAAACGCTTATGTCTTTATTTAACGCAACCTATACGACAATCGACCAAAATATTGACATTTTTGAAGGCAAAGCCCAACTAGGCACGGTAATATATTCGGCAAGCGGAGTAACGACGCAAGGTCAAAAAGTCGTAGGAGCAATCATTCGCAATCGAGCAAAGTTAAATCTAATCAATACGGCAGGCGGTCACGTCGAGTGGGACGACTCGCAAACGCCTAACCCTTACACTTTGGTTATTATCGTAGATATTTCAACAAAAAAGGTTATAGCGTGCAGTTTCCTAGTAGAAGGAAATAAGAAACCGCAATTTGTAATCTCGCAAGAGTTGCTTAACGTTTATAAACAAGTCGTAATTAATTCTCCAACCGCTTACGACAACTTTGAAAACGGACTTATAAAAAACTTAGACGTCGAACTTGTGTATAGCCCGGAAAACAACGGCTATATAATAGCAGGCACAAGCACAATTTATAGCGGAGCTACCAAAGACGGCACGTTTTCCTCTCAGTTTGTTAGACTTTGTTTTAAAATTTTGGCTAGATATTACTGTTCGATTAAAATCTAA
- a CDS encoding metallophosphoesterase yields the protein MFNHKKNNERIAKPKKKFFESKAKYQKRLDEYNAQINSVSAPKQKRKRTFTQKIFLTVKVFASILIVFAIAFGALTIATGVSVSSTIKVAKTFDTVTYESQLTPIKQDGHWTFTTDNDFKILQLTDLHIGGGFLSKQQDKMAINAISAMITYNKPDLVIITGDMVFPVPYISGSFNNKLCADILTELMRKLGVYYTVSLGNHDAEAYNYYSREQVGNYYQKIADTAGSYCLFDKDSAEIDGQGNQLINIKNSLGLITQSLFIFDSQSYTDGDWLGLDWKYDNIHENQLTWYTNTLASLNQYNTKIVDNLGEQYNEFRQVKSLAFWHIPLQETADAYKEYVENGRQDTANVKFHFGYAGEAIANATADAVVCYPPLYPDQVFETILSLGSTKGIFYGHDHLNNFSLTYKGIMLTYGMSIDYLAYKGIDKFGAQRGCNIIISSPNSSFTVQQSNYYQDIYQPKYPKETVSMDSYYK from the coding sequence ATGTTTAATCATAAGAAAAATAACGAGCGTATAGCTAAACCTAAAAAGAAATTTTTTGAGTCAAAGGCAAAGTACCAAAAAAGGCTTGACGAATATAACGCTCAAATAAATAGTGTTTCTGCCCCTAAGCAAAAGAGGAAACGCACGTTTACACAAAAAATATTCTTAACCGTTAAAGTCTTTGCGTCGATTTTAATTGTATTTGCGATTGCTTTTGGAGCGCTAACCATTGCAACTGGCGTAAGCGTATCTTCTACCATTAAGGTAGCTAAAACTTTTGACACGGTTACATACGAGTCGCAACTTACGCCTATCAAACAAGACGGACATTGGACTTTTACTACTGACAATGATTTTAAAATACTTCAACTTACCGACCTACATATCGGCGGAGGTTTTTTAAGTAAGCAACAAGATAAAATGGCAATTAACGCAATTTCGGCGATGATTACCTACAACAAACCCGACCTAGTAATTATTACGGGCGATATGGTATTTCCCGTTCCGTATATTTCGGGCAGTTTCAACAACAAACTTTGCGCAGATATTTTAACCGAGCTTATGCGTAAACTAGGCGTATACTATACCGTAAGTCTTGGCAACCACGACGCCGAAGCTTATAACTATTACAGCCGAGAACAAGTCGGCAACTACTACCAAAAAATAGCCGATACCGCTGGCAGTTACTGTTTGTTTGATAAAGATTCCGCAGAAATAGACGGTCAAGGCAATCAACTGATTAACATCAAGAATTCTCTGGGATTAATCACGCAGTCGTTATTTATATTTGACTCTCAGTCTTATACCGACGGCGACTGGTTAGGTCTTGACTGGAAGTATGACAACATTCACGAGAATCAACTAACTTGGTACACAAATACTCTGGCTAGTCTTAATCAATATAATACCAAAATAGTAGATAATTTAGGCGAACAATATAATGAGTTTAGGCAAGTAAAATCTCTTGCGTTTTGGCATATTCCACTTCAAGAAACAGCTGACGCTTATAAAGAATATGTGGAAAATGGCAGGCAAGACACCGCAAACGTTAAATTTCACTTTGGCTACGCCGGCGAAGCCATAGCGAACGCAACGGCTGACGCAGTAGTATGTTATCCGCCCCTTTATCCCGACCAAGTATTTGAAACCATACTTAGTTTAGGTAGCACTAAGGGTATATTTTACGGACACGACCACTTAAACAACTTTTCGCTTACATATAAGGGCATAATGCTTACCTATGGTATGAGCATAGACTATCTTGCATATAAGGGAATTGACAAGTTTGGAGCGCAAAGAGGTTGCAATATTATTATAAGTAGCCCAAATTCGTCCTTTACAGTCCAACAAAGTAACTATTACCAAGACATTTATCAACCAAAGTACCCCAAAGAAACTGTATCTATGGATTCTTATTATAAATAG
- a CDS encoding ATP-binding protein has translation MSLIQRNEYVNWLLNYKDKKVIKVLTGLRRVGKSTIFLLFIDELKKIGIADRQIITINFEELENVALQDKMALYNYIISKRVEGKKIYVFLDEIQRVDNFEEVIDSLFVKDDIDVYVTGSNAKFLSSEIATLLTGRYVEINVLPISFKEYYEHYKSNGKDKRALFMDYIIYGAMPGSYMFDNGSAEQREYIENVYKTILEKDVLKRNSTASKQVVENILSYVVYNIGCLTSAKKITDTLNSNGTKVVYNTVASYFETLQDCFFIYKADRYDVVGKEYLKLINKYYVTDFGFKYYILNNKTIEMPQLLENLIFLELKRRRYKIATGKVDSKEVDFIVKGNDNNLKYIQVATTVISEEKLKQELAVFGDIKDNYPKYIITLDDLFTPDHDGIKTINAIDFLLGKEF, from the coding sequence ATGTCACTAATACAAAGAAACGAATATGTTAATTGGTTGCTAAACTATAAGGATAAAAAAGTAATTAAAGTTTTGACAGGACTACGTCGAGTTGGCAAGTCTACAATCTTTTTACTTTTTATTGACGAATTAAAAAAGATTGGAATAGCCGATAGACAAATTATTACAATCAATTTTGAAGAACTAGAAAATGTTGCTTTACAAGATAAAATGGCGCTATATAATTATATTATCAGCAAGCGTGTTGAAGGAAAAAAGATTTATGTTTTTCTTGATGAAATTCAGCGTGTAGACAATTTTGAAGAAGTAATAGATAGTCTTTTTGTTAAAGACGACATTGATGTATATGTAACCGGCTCTAATGCAAAGTTTTTATCTTCCGAAATAGCGACCCTGCTTACGGGGCGCTATGTTGAAATTAATGTTTTGCCTATTTCTTTCAAGGAATATTACGAACATTATAAATCAAATGGCAAAGATAAGCGAGCTTTGTTTATGGATTATATTATTTACGGAGCTATGCCCGGATCGTATATGTTTGACAACGGATCGGCAGAACAACGAGAATACATTGAAAACGTGTACAAAACAATATTGGAGAAAGATGTGTTAAAGCGTAATTCTACCGCTAGCAAACAAGTGGTGGAGAATATTTTGAGTTATGTTGTTTACAATATTGGGTGTTTGACTTCTGCTAAAAAGATAACAGACACGCTCAACAGTAACGGCACAAAAGTTGTTTACAATACAGTAGCAAGCTATTTTGAGACGTTGCAAGATTGTTTTTTTATATATAAAGCGGACAGGTATGATGTAGTTGGAAAAGAATATTTGAAATTAATAAACAAATATTACGTTACCGATTTTGGTTTTAAGTATTATATTTTGAATAACAAAACAATCGAAATGCCTCAACTACTAGAAAACCTTATATTTTTAGAGTTAAAACGCAGAAGATATAAAATTGCAACCGGCAAAGTGGATAGCAAAGAGGTTGATTTTATTGTTAAAGGTAATGATAACAATCTTAAATATATACAGGTTGCCACAACCGTTATAAGCGAAGAAAAACTTAAACAAGAGCTTGCCGTTTTTGGAGATATTAAAGATAACTATCCAAAATATATCATTACGCTTGATGATTTGTTTACGCCCGACCACGACGGTATAAAAACTATAAATGCAATAGACTTTTTACTTGGAAAAGAATTTTAA
- a CDS encoding TetR/AcrR family transcriptional regulator — protein MPKILCDVKQQLFKTTREILKEGSDCFNMRALAQRSDIALGTIYNYYDSKVDLIIDMISQQWEECFYNIESLACQDFFLSMEKLYFHIYSHLRNFESDWLKLLATLSIKEKLVARRVEKKYMDRMLDLIGLFLSKDKELLSSLVVQKFGLERISRYIFDNFMNMLKTDNKDFSFLDFILRAIFEKK, from the coding sequence TTGCCTAAGATTTTATGCGACGTTAAACAGCAACTGTTTAAGACTACACGAGAAATTCTTAAAGAGGGAAGCGATTGCTTTAATATGCGTGCACTAGCTCAACGCAGTGATATTGCGCTAGGCACAATTTACAACTACTACGACTCTAAGGTTGACTTGATTATTGATATGATAAGTCAACAATGGGAAGAATGTTTTTATAACATCGAATCGCTTGCCTGCCAAGATTTCTTTTTAAGTATGGAGAAGTTGTATTTTCACATTTATAGCCATTTAAGAAATTTCGAGAGCGACTGGTTAAAACTGCTTGCTACGCTTAGTATCAAAGAGAAGCTTGTCGCAAGGCGAGTTGAAAAAAAATATATGGATAGAATGCTCGATTTAATCGGGTTGTTTTTGAGCAAAGATAAGGAATTGTTGTCTAGTTTGGTTGTTCAAAAGTTTGGGTTAGAGCGTATTAGCCGTTACATCTTTGACAATTTTATGAATATGCTTAAAACCGACAACAAAGATTTTTCTTTTTTAGATTTTATTTTACGAGCAATTTTTGAAAAGAAATAA
- the typA gene encoding translational GTPase TypA has protein sequence MTVRNDLRNVAIIAHVDHGKTTLVNEMLKQNGVFRENQAVMDRVMDSSDLERERGITILAKNTSVFYKGIKINIIDTPGHADFGGEVERVLKMVSGVLVLVDAAEGPMPQTRFVMQKALDLGHKLIVVVNKIDRADARLGEVENEILNLLLELNANEEQFSSPIIYCSGRFGTATLDYHNPGKNLVPLFDMIVSHFPPPEVDLDKPLQMLISSVDYNDYVGRIGIGRVERGMIKVGQVVTLCNHNNVLINKTGKIISLYQIEGLARKAVDKANAGDIICVSGLEDISIGDSLCDPVDVTPVPFVKISQPTVEMTFSVNDSPFAGREGKFVTTRHLRDRLFRETLKDVSLRVENSDTTDGYRVCGRGEMHLSILIETMRRDGYEFTVSSPKVLYKMVGDVKYEPVDRLIVDVPTDKSGAVFESMGSRKGELLQMESLSQTRTRMEFAVPVRGLFGYKSQFLTDTRGEGVFNTLFMEYQPYKGEIYRRFTGSLVAFETGEAVTYGLFNAQGRGQLFIAPNTEVYEGMIVGICPKNEDIAVNVCKRKHLTNTRAACSDDALRLETPKKLSLEEALEFIADDEQIEVTPKTIRLRKKILNNDQRLKFIARQGKIANSN, from the coding sequence TTGACAGTAAGAAATGATTTAAGAAATGTAGCCATTATTGCCCACGTAGATCACGGCAAAACTACCCTTGTAAACGAGATGCTTAAACAAAACGGTGTTTTTCGTGAAAATCAAGCCGTTATGGATAGAGTTATGGACAGTAGCGACCTTGAAAGGGAGCGTGGTATTACCATATTAGCAAAGAATACCTCAGTATTCTATAAGGGCATAAAGATTAATATTATTGATACGCCCGGTCACGCCGACTTTGGCGGAGAGGTCGAAAGGGTATTAAAAATGGTTAGCGGAGTGCTTGTTCTTGTAGATGCGGCGGAAGGGCCAATGCCCCAGACACGCTTTGTAATGCAAAAAGCGCTTGACTTAGGACACAAACTTATTGTAGTAGTCAACAAGATAGACCGAGCCGACGCAAGACTTGGCGAAGTCGAGAATGAGATTCTCAATCTTTTATTAGAGCTTAACGCAAATGAGGAACAATTTAGTAGCCCTATTATATATTGTTCGGGTAGATTTGGTACGGCAACGCTAGATTATCATAATCCCGGCAAAAATTTAGTTCCCTTATTTGATATGATAGTTTCGCATTTTCCACCGCCCGAAGTCGACTTAGACAAACCTTTACAAATGCTTATTTCTAGCGTAGACTACAACGATTACGTTGGACGGATTGGAATAGGTAGGGTAGAACGTGGAATGATTAAGGTTGGTCAAGTTGTAACGCTATGCAATCATAACAACGTATTAATCAACAAGACAGGCAAGATTATTAGCCTCTATCAAATAGAAGGGCTTGCTCGTAAGGCGGTAGACAAGGCAAACGCAGGCGATATTATATGCGTGTCAGGGTTAGAAGATATTTCAATAGGCGACAGTCTGTGCGACCCCGTCGACGTTACGCCAGTGCCTTTTGTAAAGATATCTCAGCCTACGGTAGAAATGACTTTTTCGGTAAATGACAGCCCGTTTGCAGGTCGAGAGGGCAAATTTGTCACAACTAGACATTTAAGAGATAGACTATTTAGAGAAACGCTCAAAGACGTTTCGCTTAGGGTAGAGAATAGCGATACAACCGACGGTTATCGTGTTTGCGGTAGAGGTGAAATGCACCTTTCTATTCTTATAGAAACAATGCGTCGTGACGGTTATGAATTTACCGTTAGTTCGCCAAAAGTTCTTTATAAGATGGTAGGCGATGTTAAGTATGAGCCAGTTGATAGATTAATTGTTGACGTTCCTACCGACAAGAGCGGAGCAGTGTTTGAGAGTATGGGTTCACGCAAGGGCGAACTACTTCAAATGGAGAGCTTGTCGCAAACTCGCACAAGAATGGAATTTGCCGTTCCCGTAAGAGGTTTGTTTGGCTACAAGAGCCAATTTTTAACCGATACAAGGGGCGAAGGCGTTTTTAATACGTTATTTATGGAATATCAACCCTATAAAGGCGAGATTTATCGTCGATTTACCGGTTCGCTAGTCGCATTTGAAACCGGCGAAGCCGTAACCTATGGTCTATTTAATGCGCAAGGCAGAGGTCAACTATTTATTGCGCCAAATACCGAAGTATATGAGGGCATGATTGTGGGTATTTGCCCCAAAAACGAGGACATAGCGGTCAACGTTTGCAAACGCAAACATCTTACAAATACAAGGGCGGCGTGTAGCGACGATGCGTTAAGACTAGAAACCCCCAAAAAACTCAGCCTAGAAGAAGCGCTTGAATTTATCGCCGACGACGAACAAATAGAAGTAACTCCTAAGACAATACGCTTACGCAAGAAGATATTAAATAACGACCAACGCTTAAAGTTTATAGCTCGTCAAGGCAAAATTGCCAATAGCAATTAA
- a CDS encoding ABC transporter permease subunit encodes MKNILVIIKKEFTRFFCDRRLVLTTLILPALLIFAMYSLIGGAMDREFEVSKDYVYQVYSCNTPESVSNIVTLNKIKIKFVDIGEYTIEQAKEKLVNKTLDLVIVFPQDFDNLVKDYDITNPQAIAPNINMFYNSTRTESYTAYSMFSGIFNSYEAMLANKFDINKGNPSADLATKKDTTGKFFASLLPMLMMSFLFSGCMAIAPESIAGEKERGTIATLLVTPLKRSHLAVGKIISLSVIALLSGISSFLGTVLSLPKMIHGAGDGASQYVFGDYAMLFMVILSTVLLLTALISVISAYSNSVKQASALVTPIMILSMLLGLTTMFSDGAVTNLWLYLIPLYNSVQTMNGIFLFTPNYLAVTFTVVINILLAVGLSALLAYMFKQEKFMFAK; translated from the coding sequence ATGAAAAATATATTGGTAATTATTAAAAAAGAATTTACACGTTTCTTTTGCGACCGTAGACTTGTGCTTACCACCTTAATTTTACCCGCATTATTGATTTTCGCAATGTATTCTCTAATAGGCGGAGCGATGGACAGAGAATTTGAAGTTAGCAAAGACTATGTTTATCAAGTGTATTCTTGCAACACTCCCGAATCTGTTTCTAATATTGTAACGCTTAACAAAATAAAAATAAAATTCGTAGATATAGGCGAATATACGATTGAACAAGCCAAAGAGAAACTTGTTAATAAAACGCTTGACTTAGTTATAGTTTTTCCGCAAGACTTTGACAATCTTGTAAAAGATTACGATATAACTAATCCGCAAGCAATAGCCCCCAATATAAATATGTTTTACAACTCAACACGCACCGAGTCATATACTGCGTATAGTATGTTTAGCGGAATATTTAACAGTTACGAAGCTATGTTAGCTAATAAATTCGATATAAATAAAGGCAACCCTTCCGCCGACCTTGCTACCAAAAAAGACACTACGGGCAAATTTTTTGCAAGTCTGTTACCTATGCTTATGATGAGCTTTTTGTTTAGCGGTTGTATGGCCATTGCGCCCGAGTCAATCGCAGGGGAAAAAGAGCGTGGGACAATAGCGACGCTACTTGTTACCCCCTTAAAGAGAAGTCACCTTGCGGTAGGCAAAATAATCAGCTTGTCGGTAATCGCCCTACTTAGCGGTATTTCAAGCTTTTTAGGCACGGTTTTGTCGCTACCTAAAATGATACACGGCGCAGGAGATGGGGCAAGCCAGTATGTTTTTGGCGACTATGCAATGTTATTTATGGTAATTCTTTCAACCGTTCTTTTACTTACGGCTTTAATTTCGGTAATATCGGCTTACTCGAATAGCGTTAAACAAGCAAGCGCCCTAGTTACTCCTATTATGATTCTTTCAATGCTACTAGGACTTACAACTATGTTTAGCGACGGAGCGGTAACAAATTTGTGGTTATATTTAATACCGCTTTATAACAGCGTTCAAACTATGAACGGCATTTTCTTGTTTACCCCAAACTATCTTGCCGTAACGTTTACCGTAGTTATTAATATTTTGCTTGCCGTAGGTCTTTCGGCATTACTTGCCTATATGTTTAAGCAAGAAAAGTTTATGTTTGCAAAATAA